A window of Chryseobacterium viscerum contains these coding sequences:
- a CDS encoding DUF5690 family protein, which yields MARTINKKTLVTLKAAFAAFGVYFCMYGFRKPFTVASFEGLSYFGVDYKILIIIAQAVGYFISKFIGIKFISELKPQKRITYLFTFIGIAELALLGFAAVPAPYNILFMFINGIPLGMIWGIVFSYIEGRKTTEIIGLFLCSSFVVSSGFTKSVGKFLMDTFPISEFWMPFSAGLVFIIPLLLFGLLLNKIPRPTEEDILLKNKRQPLNGSERKALIQKFFIPIVCIIFLYISLTVLRDFRDNFNREIWDGLHFTFDSSIFTLTEIPIAVMVLVILSFMVKVKNNKKAFLYYHYILFAGILTVGLSTYLFQQGTLSPFLWMTISGFGMYICYIPFNGIYFDRMIAAFEIKGNVGFLIYIVDSFGYLGSVLVLLYKNFGSAQTSWLHFYINLNYIITISVFVLSVIAFLAFRKKSKPKSNSNTNQFINFDTSKIL from the coding sequence ATGGCCAGAACCATCAATAAAAAAACACTAGTTACACTGAAAGCTGCTTTTGCTGCTTTCGGTGTTTACTTCTGCATGTACGGTTTCAGGAAACCTTTTACCGTAGCTTCTTTTGAGGGGCTCTCCTATTTCGGGGTAGATTATAAGATTCTGATTATCATCGCTCAGGCGGTGGGGTATTTTATCTCAAAATTCATCGGGATCAAATTTATTTCGGAACTGAAGCCTCAGAAAAGAATCACTTATCTGTTTACTTTCATTGGGATTGCAGAACTTGCGTTGTTAGGATTTGCAGCCGTTCCTGCTCCTTACAATATTTTGTTTATGTTTATCAATGGTATTCCGCTGGGAATGATCTGGGGAATTGTGTTCTCTTACATTGAAGGGCGAAAAACTACGGAAATCATTGGTTTATTCTTATGTTCAAGCTTTGTGGTTTCTTCAGGATTTACAAAATCTGTAGGGAAATTTCTGATGGATACTTTTCCCATTTCAGAATTCTGGATGCCGTTTTCAGCCGGACTTGTTTTTATCATCCCTTTACTGCTTTTCGGGCTGCTTTTAAATAAAATCCCAAGGCCTACGGAAGAAGATATTTTGCTTAAAAATAAGAGACAGCCATTGAATGGTTCAGAAAGAAAAGCATTGATCCAAAAGTTTTTTATTCCGATCGTGTGTATTATCTTCTTATATATCAGTTTAACCGTTTTAAGAGATTTCAGAGATAATTTCAACCGTGAGATCTGGGACGGGCTGCACTTTACTTTTGACAGTTCTATTTTTACCCTGACGGAGATTCCGATTGCTGTAATGGTTCTTGTAATTTTAAGTTTTATGGTAAAAGTAAAAAACAATAAAAAGGCATTTTTGTATTATCATTACATTCTTTTTGCAGGAATTCTTACGGTAGGACTTTCTACTTATCTGTTTCAGCAGGGCACTTTATCTCCTTTTTTATGGATGACGATTTCCGGGTTCGGAATGTACATCTGCTATATTCCCTTTAACGGAATTTATTTTGACCGGATGATCGCCGCTTTTGAAATCAAAGGAAATGTAGGTTTCCTGATCTATATTGTAGATTCATTCGGATACCTGGGAAGTGTGCTGGTCCTGCTGTATAAAAACTTTGGTTCGGCTCAGACTTCGTGGTTACATTTTTATATCAACTTAAATTATATCATCACAATATCTGTTTTCGTTCTTTCGGTGATTGCTTTTCTGGCTTTCAGGAAAAAGTCAAAGCCGAAATCAAACTCAAACACTAATCAATTCATCAATTTCGATACGTCGAAAATTTTATAA
- a CDS encoding TIGR03364 family FAD-dependent oxidoreductase, producing the protein MTTKFDLIVVGGGILGTFHAYHALKKNLKVALLERNSVPQGATVRNFGQVVPSGMDLKWQNFGRESLAIYNELHTQADLTIRQNGSIYIASNDEELQLIEELHQINRNNDYESVLLSKNDCIKKYDGLRSDYCKGGLFFPQELSVDSADMIVKLHKLLQEKMGLQIFYNTTVLETNEDDQKCTAVAADGTEFNASKIIICGGNEFKTLYPKVFNDSDLEVSKLQMLQTKPQGIYSLQGNILTGLSVRRYESFSECPSFQKIKDLENPNSFEKKYGIHILFKQALDGSVIIGDSHEYADAKNADDLGYDLNMEIDEFMIHEAKKIIDLPTYEIQRRWFGIYSQCKTKDIFEHSPSANIHIVTGIGGKGMTGSGGFSKFNIEKIYA; encoded by the coding sequence ATGACAACAAAATTTGATTTAATCGTTGTAGGAGGTGGAATTTTAGGAACATTCCATGCTTATCATGCGCTGAAGAAAAACCTTAAGGTAGCTTTACTGGAAAGAAATTCTGTTCCTCAAGGAGCTACAGTAAGGAATTTCGGGCAAGTAGTGCCATCCGGAATGGATCTTAAATGGCAGAATTTCGGAAGAGAAAGCCTGGCAATATATAATGAACTTCACACTCAGGCAGACCTTACCATCAGACAAAATGGTTCCATATATATCGCTTCAAACGATGAAGAACTTCAACTGATTGAAGAGCTTCATCAAATCAACAGAAATAATGATTATGAATCTGTTTTATTATCCAAAAACGACTGCATCAAGAAATATGACGGGCTTCGTTCTGATTATTGTAAAGGAGGTCTGTTTTTCCCACAGGAACTTTCCGTAGATTCTGCAGATATGATTGTAAAACTTCACAAGCTGCTTCAGGAAAAAATGGGATTGCAGATTTTCTATAATACAACGGTTCTTGAAACCAATGAAGATGATCAGAAATGTACAGCTGTAGCAGCAGACGGAACAGAATTTAATGCTTCTAAAATTATTATCTGCGGCGGAAATGAGTTCAAAACTTTGTATCCTAAAGTGTTTAATGACAGCGATCTGGAAGTGAGTAAACTGCAGATGCTTCAAACCAAACCTCAGGGAATCTATTCGCTTCAGGGAAATATCCTTACAGGTCTTTCTGTAAGACGATATGAATCATTCAGTGAATGCCCTTCTTTTCAGAAAATCAAGGATTTAGAAAACCCGAACTCATTTGAAAAGAAGTACGGAATTCACATATTATTCAAACAGGCACTTGACGGTTCTGTCATCATAGGAGATTCTCATGAATATGCAGATGCAAAAAATGCGGATGATCTTGGGTATGATCTTAATATGGAGATTGATGAATTCATGATTCATGAGGCTAAAAAAATCATTGATCTTCCTACGTATGAAATTCAGAGACGATGGTTCGGAATTTATTCCCAGTGCAAAACAAAAGATATTTTTGAGCACAGCCCATCTGCCAATATTCATATTGTAACAGGTATCGGAGGAAAAGGAATGACAGGAAGCGGTGGCTTTTCTAAGTTTAATATTGAAAAAATTTACGCATAA
- a CDS encoding TonB-dependent receptor, with amino-acid sequence MKTKLEKLLTLVFVCFIVFVSAQKQLIIGTVLDDSQPLPGATVKIKGLSKNITTDIEGKFTINDIKEGQYTLQISYIGYESSDINVDLKPEQTVDLGIIKLSQPRKNIDEVVVTGTLKNTEARALNLQKNAINITNVIASDGIGKLPDRNAAETVQRVQGVSIERDQGEGRFVSLRGLPPFWASTTINGNRLPTAEEETTSRATAFDFFPTELISYVHVNKSFTPDMEADGIGGGVNFITKTPPMKTEFKATVGSGYNAKADKGVYNLGFLYGGRTKDKKFGYLFNFAHFIRNWSTDNFEARRSGDEGVFRLELRDYNGVRKTTGINTAFEYVLSPKTTFYLKGMYGTLSDDETHYKHRIRFDKFSSANNTARVELQNIHNLLITELTSVSLGAVHQLNKGKIDWDLSYYDNKFKYGNIPDKQNNSYYVIKYTQSGVGINPDYISNHGNGPRAYWKADGGKLDYKNPDALFGFYSDPNFKMDASQMRFTDLEFYKVFVEEKDKIVAAFNHEINASDKLTLKYGFKYRDKERNAKFSDIFYNWSSGTAPLLSDYSQYITTQPNGPKYLSEMSVHIGNTFGPVLSTTGMNQFWYDHQGNLKINTSDSEALEYNKALGRNFDVFEKHADAYGMATYKLNDQITILGGIRLSNTNTKVKGYSVNDDVLTPVENTKNYLAVLPMIHLKYTLNDKANLRFAATRTFSRPNFGDLTPGGTYIEADNEFKGGNPNLNPTYSLNFDLMGEYYFSNVGILSGGVFYKSITDPIFQDSFIGNYNGINGVQFTAPNNGKAAWLGGIELGINKRFDFLPGFLQYFGVQLNATFMTSEMEKPSGRTVALPYQAKELYNAQLFFEKKGFNARLAYNYKGKYAVEYAEEDINDSYYGKYSNLDFGGSYQFTKYLTLYADVNNILNKPLIYHFGKNEDRPEQVEYYGVRFNLGVKLNF; translated from the coding sequence ATGAAAACAAAATTAGAGAAATTACTTACCCTTGTTTTTGTCTGTTTCATAGTCTTTGTTTCAGCACAAAAACAGTTAATTATAGGAACTGTTCTTGATGACAGCCAGCCTCTCCCCGGGGCAACAGTCAAAATAAAAGGCTTATCTAAAAATATAACGACTGATATTGAAGGAAAATTCACCATCAATGATATCAAAGAAGGCCAATACACTTTACAAATCAGCTATATAGGATATGAATCTTCAGATATCAATGTAGATCTTAAACCGGAACAAACGGTTGATTTGGGAATCATCAAACTTTCTCAGCCCCGAAAAAACATTGATGAAGTAGTAGTTACGGGGACTCTTAAAAATACGGAAGCAAGAGCTTTAAACCTTCAGAAAAATGCCATCAATATTACCAATGTAATCGCTTCTGATGGAATCGGAAAACTACCAGACAGAAATGCAGCAGAAACAGTACAGCGTGTACAGGGCGTTTCTATTGAAAGAGACCAGGGAGAAGGAAGATTTGTTTCCCTGAGAGGACTTCCGCCATTCTGGGCATCCACAACCATCAATGGAAACAGACTTCCCACTGCCGAGGAAGAAACGACTTCCAGAGCTACTGCATTCGACTTCTTTCCAACAGAACTGATCTCCTATGTACATGTAAACAAGTCTTTTACCCCAGATATGGAAGCTGACGGAATAGGTGGCGGTGTCAATTTCATCACCAAAACACCACCCATGAAAACTGAATTCAAGGCAACTGTGGGAAGCGGTTATAATGCTAAAGCTGATAAAGGAGTTTATAACCTGGGGTTTTTATATGGAGGAAGAACGAAGGATAAAAAATTCGGCTATTTATTCAACTTTGCGCATTTCATAAGAAACTGGTCTACAGATAACTTTGAGGCGAGGAGAAGTGGTGATGAAGGGGTTTTCAGACTGGAACTTCGTGATTATAACGGAGTCAGAAAAACAACAGGAATCAATACTGCTTTTGAATATGTATTGTCTCCAAAAACAACCTTCTATTTAAAAGGAATGTATGGTACTTTATCGGACGATGAAACCCATTATAAACACAGAATCCGATTTGATAAATTCAGCAGTGCCAATAATACAGCAAGAGTGGAGCTTCAGAATATTCATAATTTACTGATAACGGAGCTTACTTCTGTTTCCCTGGGAGCAGTTCATCAATTAAACAAAGGAAAAATAGATTGGGATCTATCTTATTATGACAACAAATTCAAATATGGAAATATCCCTGATAAACAGAATAATTCTTACTATGTCATCAAGTATACCCAATCTGGTGTAGGCATCAATCCTGATTATATTTCAAATCACGGAAATGGACCAAGAGCTTACTGGAAAGCTGATGGAGGAAAATTAGATTATAAAAATCCGGATGCATTATTCGGTTTCTACAGTGATCCGAACTTTAAAATGGACGCATCTCAGATGAGATTTACAGATCTTGAATTTTATAAGGTCTTTGTAGAGGAAAAGGATAAAATCGTAGCGGCTTTCAACCATGAGATCAATGCTTCTGATAAACTGACTTTAAAATATGGTTTTAAATACAGAGATAAGGAACGTAACGCAAAGTTCTCTGATATTTTCTACAACTGGAGCAGCGGAACAGCACCTCTTCTGTCTGATTATTCTCAATATATTACGACACAACCCAACGGCCCGAAATATTTAAGTGAAATGAGTGTCCACATCGGCAATACTTTTGGGCCTGTACTTTCAACCACAGGAATGAACCAGTTCTGGTATGATCATCAGGGAAATCTGAAAATCAATACTTCAGATTCAGAAGCGCTGGAATATAATAAAGCATTAGGAAGAAACTTTGATGTGTTCGAAAAACATGCAGACGCTTACGGGATGGCCACCTATAAACTGAATGATCAGATTACCATTTTAGGAGGAATCAGATTATCAAATACGAATACGAAAGTGAAGGGTTACAGCGTGAATGACGATGTACTGACTCCTGTAGAAAATACCAAAAACTATCTGGCTGTTCTTCCGATGATTCATTTGAAATATACATTAAACGATAAAGCCAACCTCCGTTTTGCTGCAACGAGAACCTTCTCAAGACCTAATTTTGGAGATCTGACTCCCGGAGGAACTTATATTGAAGCAGACAACGAGTTCAAAGGCGGAAACCCAAACCTTAATCCTACGTATTCTTTGAATTTTGATCTGATGGGAGAATATTATTTTTCCAATGTAGGAATTCTGAGTGGAGGCGTTTTTTATAAATCCATTACTGATCCTATTTTTCAGGATTCATTTATCGGCAACTATAACGGAATCAATGGAGTACAGTTCACAGCTCCCAACAACGGAAAAGCTGCATGGCTGGGAGGTATTGAACTTGGAATTAACAAAAGGTTTGATTTCCTTCCAGGGTTTTTACAGTATTTCGGAGTACAGCTGAATGCCACATTCATGACTTCAGAAATGGAAAAGCCAAGCGGAAGAACGGTAGCCCTTCCCTATCAGGCAAAGGAATTATACAACGCGCAGCTTTTCTTTGAGAAAAAAGGATTCAATGCAAGACTAGCTTACAACTACAAAGGAAAATATGCCGTAGAATATGCTGAAGAGGATATCAATGACTCTTATTATGGCAAATACAGCAATCTGGACTTCGGAGGTTCTTACCAGTTTACGAAATACCTGACTTTGTATGCGGATGTGAACAATATTCTGAACAAACCTCTGATCTATCATTTCGGTAAAAATGAAGACCGTCCTGAACAGGTAGAATATTATGGAGTACGATTCAATCTTGGAGTAAAACTGAACTTCTAA
- a CDS encoding HAD-IA family hydrolase gives MKNIELLVLDMAGTTIDEDNVVYKTLTNAVNDYGYVVSLEKVLSSCAGMEKLEAITSLLKEINGNEEDAPAIFENFSDQLKESYKNLDVKPINGTEDFLLSMKSQNKKIVLNTGYTSEIAHQLLNKLNWKESIHFDALITADDVSESRPSPEMIHLAMKKFNITEANKVLKAGDSVIDIEEGKNAGCGLTVAVLSGAQSKAELEKAAPDYILNTISEAEDIL, from the coding sequence ATGAAAAATATAGAATTATTAGTTCTGGATATGGCCGGAACAACAATTGATGAGGATAATGTAGTCTACAAAACACTTACCAACGCCGTGAATGACTATGGCTATGTGGTAAGTCTGGAAAAAGTATTATCCAGCTGTGCCGGAATGGAAAAACTGGAAGCCATCACAAGCCTTTTAAAAGAAATTAATGGAAATGAAGAGGATGCTCCTGCTATTTTTGAGAATTTTTCTGACCAGCTAAAGGAATCTTATAAAAACCTTGACGTAAAACCCATCAACGGAACGGAAGATTTCCTGCTCAGCATGAAGTCTCAAAATAAAAAGATCGTTTTGAATACAGGATATACATCCGAAATCGCTCATCAGCTTTTGAACAAGCTCAACTGGAAAGAAAGTATTCATTTTGATGCTTTGATTACAGCGGATGATGTTTCGGAAAGCCGACCAAGCCCTGAAATGATTCATCTTGCAATGAAGAAATTCAATATTACTGAAGCCAATAAGGTTTTAAAGGCAGGTGATTCTGTCATCGATATTGAAGAGGGCAAAAATGCAGGCTGCGGACTTACGGTAGCAGTTCTTTCAGGAGCCCAAAGCAAGGCAGAACTTGAAAAGGCAGCCCCGGATTATATTCTGAATACGATTTCAGAAGCTGAAGATATTCTTTAA